GCGCGTTTCCGGCGTGATCTTCATACTCTTCGGACTCCTGAGCATCGGCGCGACGTTCTTCACCGGCTGACGCCGCTCGCCGCTGAGCCCACACGCAAGACGAGACGCCCCATCGGGACGTCTCGTCGTAGTTGCTACCGGTGCGGTGTCGGCGAAGAGAGTTAGTCCTCTTCAATCTCCGTGATCGCCCCCATCGGGCACTCCTCCATGCAGGTCGCGCAGGCGTCGCAGTTCTCCTCGGTGACGGCCTCAGCGGCGTCGCCGACGATTTCGAGTACACCATTGGGACAGGCATCCACGCAGATGCCACAGGCCGAGCAGTCGTCCGCGTTGATGATGGGTCGGGGCATGGAGTCTCCTTCTATTCGCGCGCCGCTGGTGCGACCAGACGGCTCTGGTTTCGTGCGTACCATACAGAGCGGTTCGGGTGGTGTAAAGGGACATTTCGCCGAAGGGCGCCACTCTCCCGCACAAGGCTTGGGTTGTCCGGTGTCCGAGCGGGTCCGCATACCGCCAGGAGCGACCCAGGCATGGCGGGTTTCAGGATCGGATTTCGGGGTATAGTTACAAGGCGTGTTGCCAGAAAACTTGACAACGCAAGACTCAGATTTCAGAATGGCCGAGCGGCACCTCCCGGGGGCCGCCCATAGCACTCGATAACCACCGCACCTGATCGGCGCGGAACCTGGAATCAACGATACGCACGTGAAAGGGGAGTCAGTAATGGCGAAGGTACTCGGTATCGATCTCGGTACCACCAACTCGGCGATGGCCGTCCTCGAAGGCGGAGAGCCGACCATCATCATCAACGCGGAGGGCGATCGCACGACGCCGTCCGTTGTGGCGTTCCGCGACGGTGAGCGCATCGTCGGCAAGCCCGCCAAGAACCAGGCGGTCACCAATCCTGAGAACACCATCAAGTCCATCAAGCGGTTCGTCGGCCGCAAGTTCGAGGAGACCTCCTCGGAGCGCAAGACGGTCGCGTACAAGGTCGCCAAGGGCAAGGACGGTCGCGTCGAGGTCGACATCGACGGCAAGATGTACACCCCCGAGGAGATCTCGGCGATGACGCTGCAGAAGCTTAAGGCCGACGCCGAGAAGTACCTCGGCGAGACGGTCACGCAAGCCGTCATCACGGTTCCTGCGTACTTCAACGACATGCAGCGCCAGGCCACCAAGGACGCAGGCAAGATCGCCGGTCTCGAGGTGCTTCGCATCATCAACGAGCCCACGGCTGCAGCACTCGCGTAT
The sequence above is a segment of the Coriobacteriia bacterium genome. Coding sequences within it:
- a CDS encoding 4Fe-4S binding protein, whose translation is MPRPIINADDCSACGICVDACPNGVLEIVGDAAEAVTEENCDACATCMEECPMGAITEIEED